One segment of Mus caroli chromosome 6, CAROLI_EIJ_v1.1, whole genome shotgun sequence DNA contains the following:
- the Cdkn1b gene encoding cyclin-dependent kinase inhibitor 1B, translating to MSNVRVSNGSPSLERMDARQAEHPKPSACRNLFGPVNHEELTRDLEKHCRDMEEASQRKWNFDFQNHKPLEGRYEWQEVERGSLPEFYYRPPRPPKSACKVLAQESQDVSGSRQAVPLIGSQANSEDRHLVDQMPDSSDNPAGLAEQCPGMRKRPAAEDSSSQNKRANRTEENVSDGSPNAGTVEQTPKKPGLRRQT from the exons ATGTCAAACGTAAGAGTGTCTAACGGGAGCCCGAGCCTGGAGCGGATGGACGCCAGACAAGCGGAGCACCCCAAGCCTTCCGCCTGCAGAAACCTCTTCGGCCCGGTCAATCATGAAGAACTAACCCGGGACTTGGAGAAGCACTGCCGGGATATGGAAGAAGCGAGTCAGCGCAAGTGGAATTTCGACTTTCAGAATCATAAGCCCCTGGAGGGCAGATACGAGTGGCAGGAGGTGGAGAGGGGCAGCTTGCCCGAGTTCTACTACAGGCCCCCGCGCCCCCCCAAGAGCGCCTGCAAGGTGCTGGCGCAGGAGAGCCAGGATGTCAGCGGGAGCCGCCAGGCGGTGCCTTTAATTGGGTCTCAGGCAAACTCTGAGGACCGGCATTTGGTGGACCAAATGCCTGACTCGTCAGACAATCCGGCTGGGTTAGCGGAGCAGTGTCCAGGGATGAGGAAGCGACCTGCTGCAGAAG ATTCTTCTTCGCAAAACAAAAGGGCcaacagaacagaagaaaatgtttcagaCGGTTCCCCGAACGCTGGCACTGTGGAGCAGACGCCCAAGAAGCCAGGCCTTCGACGCCAGACGTAA